Proteins encoded within one genomic window of Geotalea daltonii FRC-32:
- a CDS encoding serine hydrolase domain-containing protein, producing the protein MKICHIRMIGKFLLSTVAALGLAGCAGAPPKPVEMPRSDYSYVKEYISWLARKEMKKNNVTGLSIALVDDQKVVWAEGFGYADKANEIPATPSTVYRAGSISKLFTATAAMQLVEQGKLNIDKPLSTYLPEFSINSRFPDASPITPRTIMTHHSGLPSDLAKGMWTKNPEPFENNLDRLKYEYAAYPPDFVFSYSNVGVTVLGHALENVAGRDFAAHMDASILKPLGMSHSGFSLGPDRTVNGAKAYRKGREAEELPLRDVPAGGLNTTVLDLSRFMEMIFAGGRIGELQIVKPETLAEMLRPQNAHVPLDLNFRVGLGWMLSGLGDIDIRNAGPVAHHGGATLYHRSQLVLLPEQKLGVVVMANSADAGGVVNILATEALKLALEAKTGIRQPVQEKPAYAAESLPLEALQAYEGRYATVAGLVNVSRRSDYLRGEVMDATLRLVPRADGLLGVQYRLLGLIPISLGDLDYIGLSRAVVAGRDILKAHFGAQEMLVGERVRPEPLGEKLTRFIGEYEIVNRGDDAVLFEKVRVRQEGDFLLVEYGLPLFAEGRMSMAIKPISETEALTCGLGRGMGETIRAVTVDGEELLQYSGYLLRKKPD; encoded by the coding sequence ATGAAGATTTGTCATATACGGATGATCGGAAAGTTTTTGTTGTCCACTGTTGCCGCATTGGGCTTGGCCGGCTGTGCCGGCGCGCCGCCGAAGCCTGTAGAGATGCCGCGCAGCGATTATTCCTACGTTAAGGAGTACATTTCCTGGCTTGCCCGCAAGGAGATGAAAAAAAATAACGTCACAGGTCTCAGTATCGCCCTGGTTGACGATCAAAAGGTGGTATGGGCGGAAGGATTCGGTTATGCGGATAAGGCAAACGAGATCCCGGCCACACCGTCCACCGTCTACCGGGCCGGTTCGATCTCAAAGCTCTTTACTGCTACCGCGGCCATGCAGTTGGTGGAACAGGGAAAGCTGAACATAGACAAGCCGCTTTCCACTTATCTGCCCGAATTTTCCATTAACAGCCGGTTTCCCGATGCAAGTCCCATTACCCCTCGTACCATCATGACCCATCATTCCGGTCTTCCCTCCGACCTGGCAAAGGGAATGTGGACCAAAAACCCGGAACCTTTCGAGAACAACCTGGATCGGCTCAAATATGAATATGCTGCTTATCCCCCCGATTTCGTTTTTTCTTATTCAAATGTGGGGGTAACCGTTCTGGGGCACGCGTTGGAAAATGTTGCCGGCCGGGACTTTGCCGCCCATATGGATGCTTCCATACTGAAGCCGTTGGGCATGTCCCACTCGGGTTTTTCCCTGGGGCCTGACCGCACAGTAAACGGAGCCAAGGCATACCGGAAAGGTAGAGAGGCGGAAGAACTTCCCCTGAGGGATGTTCCTGCGGGGGGATTGAACACGACGGTCTTGGATCTCTCCCGGTTCATGGAGATGATCTTTGCCGGGGGGCGGATCGGGGAGCTGCAGATTGTCAAACCGGAAACCCTGGCTGAAATGCTGCGCCCACAGAATGCCCATGTGCCGCTGGATCTGAATTTCAGGGTCGGGCTCGGCTGGATGCTGAGCGGCCTCGGTGACATAGACATAAGGAATGCCGGGCCGGTTGCCCATCACGGCGGGGCTACCCTCTATCACCGCAGCCAGCTTGTCCTCCTGCCGGAGCAAAAACTTGGTGTGGTGGTTATGGCCAACTCGGCCGACGCCGGCGGGGTGGTCAATATATTGGCTACGGAGGCGCTGAAACTGGCCCTGGAAGCCAAAACCGGCATTCGTCAGCCGGTACAGGAGAAACCGGCATACGCCGCCGAGTCGCTGCCATTGGAGGCTCTGCAGGCCTATGAGGGACGCTACGCCACCGTTGCCGGGCTGGTCAACGTGAGCAGAAGATCCGATTATCTGCGCGGCGAGGTCATGGATGCCACTCTGCGCCTGGTACCCCGCGCCGATGGGCTGCTGGGGGTGCAGTACCGGCTGCTGGGGCTTATTCCCATCAGTCTCGGCGATCTGGACTACATCGGTCTGTCCCGCGCCGTGGTTGCGGGTCGAGATATACTGAAGGCCCACTTTGGGGCACAGGAGATGCTGGTCGGCGAGCGGGTCCGTCCGGAACCCCTTGGGGAGAAGCTGACCCGGTTCATTGGTGAATACGAAATCGTCAACCGTGGTGATGACGCGGTGCTCTTCGAAAAGGTGCGCGTCCGCCAGGAAGGGGACTTCCTTCTCGTCGAATATGGACTGCCTCTCTTCGCCGAAGGGAGGATGAGCATGGCCATCAAGCCCATATCCGAAACTGAGGCCTTGACCTGCGGATTGGGACGGGGCATGGGCGAAACGATCAGGGCGGTTACGGTGGATGGTGAAGAACTGCTGCAGTATTCGGGGTATCTGCTCAGGAAGAAGCCGGATTGA
- a CDS encoding MerR family transcriptional regulator has translation MKGTVTVDEWVARFRAVGLDDGAMNKWHSLFERENPSGHQSFLEWLGLSQEKIAEIRSKSA, from the coding sequence ATGAAAGGGACAGTGACGGTAGATGAGTGGGTTGCCCGTTTCCGGGCCGTCGGACTTGATGACGGGGCAATGAACAAGTGGCACAGCCTCTTTGAGCGGGAGAATCCGTCAGGGCATCAGAGCTTTCTGGAGTGGCTCGGGCTTTCCCAGGAGAAGATCGCGGAAATCCGTTCCAAGTCGGCATGA
- a CDS encoding MerR family transcriptional regulator has translation MYKISQLARQFGLSRSTLLYYDRIGLLNPSARTEASYRLYSPSDRDRLSAICTFREAGLGIDDIRSILASETDDAAMVLRRRLYGVGEEIRALQTKQRLLAGMLKLKTEGGPASTVDKVMFVELLRAAGMDDNAMKQLHAEFERRAPEAHHQFLLSLGISEKEALLIRKWSADHEKELLTDYFFELYETMPRQGPGCLAATKKALSMLPPLPEKPDVLDLGCGSGAQTLVLAWEIDGHVTAVDNHRPFLDLLEKSALKAGLTDRIRTEQASMLDLRFEAEKFDMIWSEGALYILGIEQALHALRPLLKSGGCLAFTELTWLSDDLPAEVLDFWGEGYPAMRDVSGNLELAARCGYRIIGHFSLPREAWEEHYYQPLEKRLASFLAAHKDDAAAAEVANQFNTEISLYRQYPDSYGYVFYLLGKP, from the coding sequence ATGTACAAAATTTCCCAGCTGGCACGCCAGTTCGGGCTCTCCCGCAGCACGCTTCTCTATTATGACCGCATCGGGCTCCTCAATCCTTCGGCGCGCACCGAGGCGAGCTATCGCCTCTACTCCCCCTCCGACCGGGACAGGCTCTCCGCCATCTGCACCTTCCGGGAGGCAGGTCTGGGGATCGACGACATCAGGTCGATTCTCGCCTCGGAGACCGATGATGCTGCGATGGTTCTCCGGCGCCGCCTGTACGGGGTGGGCGAGGAAATACGGGCCTTGCAGACCAAGCAGCGGCTTTTGGCCGGGATGCTGAAGCTGAAGACTGAGGGTGGACCGGCATCGACGGTGGACAAGGTGATGTTCGTGGAGCTGCTTCGCGCCGCGGGGATGGACGATAACGCGATGAAGCAGTTGCACGCCGAGTTCGAGCGACGCGCCCCGGAGGCCCACCACCAGTTCCTGCTCTCCCTGGGGATATCGGAGAAAGAGGCGTTGCTGATCCGCAAGTGGTCGGCTGACCATGAGAAGGAACTGTTGACGGATTATTTCTTTGAACTGTACGAAACCATGCCACGCCAGGGCCCGGGGTGCCTGGCGGCGACAAAAAAGGCGCTGTCGATGCTTCCGCCACTGCCGGAAAAGCCCGACGTGCTCGACCTGGGCTGCGGCAGCGGGGCTCAGACGTTGGTGCTGGCATGGGAGATAGACGGCCATGTGACGGCGGTGGACAATCACCGTCCGTTCCTGGACCTGTTGGAGAAATCCGCATTAAAAGCGGGATTGACGGATAGAATTCGTACGGAACAGGCATCCATGCTCGATCTTCGATTCGAGGCTGAAAAGTTCGACATGATCTGGTCCGAGGGGGCACTCTATATCCTGGGCATCGAGCAGGCGCTCCATGCTTTGCGGCCACTGCTCAAGTCCGGCGGCTGCCTTGCCTTCACCGAGCTTACCTGGCTCTCCGACGATCTTCCCGCCGAGGTTCTCGATTTCTGGGGGGAGGGGTATCCGGCGATGCGGGATGTCTCCGGAAACCTGGAGCTTGCGGCGCGTTGCGGGTATCGGATCATAGGCCATTTTTCGCTTCCACGGGAAGCGTGGGAGGAGCACTATTACCAGCCGCTGGAAAAGCGCCTGGCCTCTTTTCTCGCAGCGCACAAGGATGATGCTGCGGCCGCGGAAGTAGCGAACCAGTTCAACACGGAGATCTCCCTTTACCGGCAGTATCCGGACAGCTATGGCTATGTCTTCTACCTCCTGGGCAAGCCCTGA
- a CDS encoding nitrilase-related carbon-nitrogen hydrolase, with protein sequence MARNVDELFARSAVAASRGAALVAWNEVATLLMEKGEEASLKERAARFAREHGVDFVMAYGVVLSRAPLSFDNKYVWYGPDGREIETYRKHHPVPGEPSLRGTDPIRVNARPWGRAAGAICYDYDNPGIVREHSRGGADLVVLPSSDWRGIDPLHTLMTRVSAIQGGFSVVRPVRWATSMAFDQYGRVRASMSAWEDNDRIIMATVPVGQVPTLYRLLGEWPPLLCGLFLLLLSAGAVRSFVRAKQAGKKTRHDRVKQHFDIKNKGVEILYYR encoded by the coding sequence TTGGCGCGAAACGTAGACGAGCTCTTCGCCCGTTCCGCAGTGGCTGCGTCACGGGGTGCCGCCCTCGTCGCCTGGAATGAAGTGGCGACCCTTCTGATGGAAAAGGGAGAGGAAGCTTCCCTGAAGGAGAGAGCCGCACGTTTCGCCCGGGAACACGGGGTCGATTTTGTCATGGCATACGGGGTCGTTCTTTCGCGTGCGCCACTCTCCTTCGACAACAAGTACGTCTGGTACGGCCCCGATGGCCGTGAGATCGAGACCTATCGCAAGCATCACCCCGTACCGGGTGAGCCTTCGCTGCGGGGGACCGATCCGATAAGGGTCAACGCGAGACCGTGGGGGCGCGCTGCCGGTGCTATCTGCTACGATTACGACAACCCCGGCATCGTCCGCGAACACTCCAGGGGCGGCGCAGATCTTGTGGTGCTGCCGTCGTCTGACTGGCGCGGGATCGACCCCCTTCATACGCTCATGACCCGCGTCAGCGCGATACAGGGCGGATTCTCTGTCGTCCGCCCCGTCCGCTGGGCAACATCCATGGCTTTCGATCAATACGGGAGAGTTCGGGCCAGCATGTCGGCGTGGGAGGATAACGACAGGATCATTATGGCCACGGTCCCCGTCGGGCAGGTTCCGACCCTCTACCGCCTGCTCGGGGAGTGGCCGCCGCTTCTGTGCGGCCTGTTCCTGCTATTGCTGTCGGCAGGGGCGGTGAGGTCGTTCGTGAGAGCCAAACAGGCAGGCAAGAAGACACGCCACGACAGAGTAAAGCAGCACTTCGACATTAAGAACAAGGGGGTCGAGATACTCTATTACAGATGA
- a CDS encoding methyltransferase domain-containing protein has protein sequence MSGDVMQEERKAAVKETFDTVASGYDNRSLRFFQESAVAMAECFNAEEAIHILDVATGTGNMALTLARRMPRARITGVDFSAAMLAQAREKAQTLQSNRVEFLEMDMQSLQVPDNSFDAAVCAFGIFFVEDMERQLRHIADKVKPGGRTIISCFYEGTFSPCVDLFLDRIELFGIERPPLRWKSIAREEACEALFRAAGFTHVRVERKDLGYYLEDANAWWEVIRNGGFRGLIDQLPQGELERFRREHLEEIDRLRSDSGIRLNVEVLYTIGIKP, from the coding sequence ATGAGCGGAGATGTAATGCAGGAAGAGCGCAAGGCGGCGGTAAAAGAGACTTTCGACACGGTTGCTTCGGGGTACGACAACCGGTCGCTCCGGTTTTTTCAGGAGAGTGCGGTTGCCATGGCCGAATGTTTCAACGCGGAGGAGGCCATCCATATCCTCGATGTCGCCACGGGAACGGGGAACATGGCCCTGACCCTTGCCCGCCGCATGCCCCGCGCCCGGATTACGGGCGTAGATTTCTCTGCCGCTATGCTGGCCCAGGCCCGGGAGAAAGCGCAGACCTTGCAGAGCAACCGAGTGGAATTTCTGGAAATGGACATGCAGTCGCTGCAGGTTCCGGACAATAGCTTCGATGCTGCCGTCTGCGCTTTCGGAATCTTTTTCGTGGAAGATATGGAGCGGCAGTTGAGACATATTGCCGACAAGGTCAAGCCCGGCGGCAGGACGATCATTTCCTGTTTTTACGAGGGGACTTTTTCACCCTGTGTCGATCTCTTTCTGGACCGGATCGAACTGTTCGGCATCGAACGGCCTCCCTTGAGATGGAAGAGCATCGCCCGGGAAGAGGCTTGCGAAGCCCTGTTCCGGGCTGCCGGTTTCACCCATGTGAGGGTGGAGAGGAAGGACCTGGGCTACTACCTTGAGGATGCGAACGCATGGTGGGAGGTGATCCGAAACGGCGGATTCCGCGGCTTGATCGACCAGTTGCCCCAAGGGGAACTGGAACGGTTCAGGAGAGAGCACCTGGAGGAGATCGACCGGCTGCGAAGCGATTCAGGAATCCGGCTGAACGTGGAAGTCCTCTACACCATCGGTATCAAACCATGA
- a CDS encoding GNAT family N-acetyltransferase, translating into MIIGPATAADATEILALQRLAYRSEAELYDDFSIPPLTQTLDELMAEFPGRTVLKAVDGEKIVGSVQGFQVGDTCFVGRLMVHPDWQGNGLGTQLMAAIESRFTAVDRFELYTGHRSSANIRLYERLGYGQFRTEKVNSRLSLVFMEKHALQGEIAG; encoded by the coding sequence ATGATCATCGGACCCGCCACCGCGGCGGATGCAACGGAAATACTGGCCCTGCAGCGGCTGGCTTACAGGAGCGAGGCTGAACTGTACGACGACTTCAGCATTCCGCCCCTGACCCAGACCCTGGATGAGCTGATGGCCGAGTTCCCGGGGCGCACGGTCCTGAAGGCCGTGGACGGAGAAAAGATTGTCGGCTCGGTGCAGGGATTTCAGGTGGGGGATACCTGTTTCGTCGGCCGGCTGATGGTCCACCCGGATTGGCAAGGGAACGGCCTCGGCACGCAGCTCATGGCTGCCATCGAGAGCCGCTTTACTGCCGTCGATCGCTTTGAGCTCTATACGGGCCACAGGAGCAGCGCAAACATCCGCCTGTATGAGCGGCTCGGCTATGGGCAGTTCAGAACCGAAAAAGTGAATTCCCGGCTTTCCCTTGTTTTCATGGAGAAACACGCATTGCAAGGGGAAATCGCCGGTTGA
- a CDS encoding DUF6624 domain-containing protein, with translation MNEDLRDELCLMQHEDQRVLQELIENGELGTVEYHPRIKEIHERNNARIKQIVEQYGWPGRSLVGKEGADAAWLVAQHAVLDTAFMESCLALLGAAVRSGEAEGWHLAYLQDRVLTMSGRPQIYGTQHQIDENGTAFPLPIKNPEDVDNLRREMGLDTLAEATNRIQERENAVRRHRVAATPENRQEAK, from the coding sequence TTGAACGAAGACCTGCGTGACGAACTTTGTCTGATGCAGCATGAAGACCAGAGAGTATTGCAGGAATTGATAGAAAATGGTGAGTTGGGCACGGTCGAATACCATCCTCGCATCAAGGAGATCCACGAGCGAAATAACGCGCGCATCAAACAAATTGTCGAACAATATGGATGGCCGGGACGCAGCCTGGTGGGCAAGGAAGGAGCCGACGCCGCCTGGCTGGTCGCCCAGCATGCGGTGCTTGATACAGCATTCATGGAGTCCTGTCTCGCCTTGCTCGGAGCGGCCGTTAGAAGCGGTGAGGCAGAAGGTTGGCACCTGGCCTACCTGCAGGACCGGGTGTTGACCATGTCCGGCAGACCGCAAATTTATGGTACCCAGCATCAGATTGATGAAAATGGAACTGCTTTTCCCCTACCGATAAAGAATCCGGAAGATGTCGACAACCTGCGGAGAGAAATGGGATTGGACACTCTCGCGGAGGCGACAAACAGGATACAAGAGAGGGAGAACGCGGTACGGCGTCATCGCGTGGCCGCTACCCCCGAAAATAGGCAGGAGGCTAAATGA
- a CDS encoding methyltransferase family protein, giving the protein MAVCGLKKGVAKRMSDMTGYNARERFYTIGASVAPYPFMVVAVWTPFTSIKPALYGGMALYLIGLGFFVATLYILAATPLDQPFSAGPYKVSRNPLYVAATILFFSICVVSLNVILFAITVILVVLQHLMILAEERVCRLRYGRTYEEYMKKVPRYLLV; this is encoded by the coding sequence ATGGCTGTCTGCGGCCTCAAAAAGGGAGTCGCAAAGCGTATGTCCGACATGACCGGCTACAATGCCCGGGAAAGATTCTACACCATCGGCGCATCGGTTGCCCCGTATCCCTTCATGGTTGTTGCCGTGTGGACACCGTTCACTTCCATCAAGCCTGCTCTTTACGGGGGAATGGCCCTTTATCTCATAGGTCTGGGTTTCTTTGTCGCCACACTGTATATACTTGCCGCAACGCCTTTGGATCAGCCGTTTTCTGCCGGGCCTTACAAAGTTTCAAGAAACCCGCTTTATGTGGCGGCGACGATATTATTTTTCAGTATCTGCGTTGTTTCACTCAATGTTATCCTCTTTGCCATTACGGTCATCCTCGTAGTTCTACAGCATTTAATGATTCTGGCAGAGGAGCGGGTCTGCAGGCTCAGATATGGCAGGACCTATGAGGAGTATATGAAAAAGGTGCCCCGCTATTTATTGGTGTAA